A stretch of Lathyrus oleraceus cultivar Zhongwan6 chromosome 6, CAAS_Psat_ZW6_1.0, whole genome shotgun sequence DNA encodes these proteins:
- the LOC127091401 gene encoding protein LEAD-SENSITIVE 1-like isoform X1, whose protein sequence is MGLLSNRVTRESLKAGDHIYSWRTAYIYAHHGIYVGDDKVVHFTRRGQEVGTGTVLDVLLTSSGPARSREICPSCTTAQDEHGVVVSCMNCFLSGGVLYRFEYAVSPALFLAKARGGTCTLAVSDDDDTVVHRAKYLLENGFRCYNIFKSNCEDFAIYCKTGLVVINEGTIGQSGQAVSIIGGPLAAVLSTPLRLVTTNVYGMAATAVGVYCASRYAADIGMRRDVVKIQVEDLTSRLNIGLLQVVEPQISMNLAPQSTRIISQ, encoded by the exons ATGGGGCTACTTTCCAACAG GGTAACTAGGGAGAGCCTGAAAGCAGGCGATCATATTTATTCTTGGAGAACTGCTTATATATATGCTCATCACG GCATTTATGTTGGTGATGACAAAGTCGTCCACTTCACCAGACGTGGACAAGAAGTAGGAACCGGTACCGTTCTCGATGTTCTCCTCACCAGTTCCGGCCCGGCCAGATCCCGAGAAATTTGCCCAAGTTGCACAACAGCCCAAGACGAGCATGGTGTCGTCGTCTCATGCATGAATTGCTTTCTATCCGGCGGTGTCTTATATCGTTTTGAGTATGCCGTCTCCCCAGCTCTCTTCCTCGCAAAAGCACGCGGTGGAACATGCACTCTTGCAGTCTCTGATGACGACGATACCGTAGTTCATCGAGCTAAGTATTTGCTCGAAAACGGCTTCCGTTGCTATAACATATTCAAGAGCAACTGTGAAGACTTCGCCATTTATTGCAAAACCGGACTCGTGGTTATCAACGAAGGAACAATCGGGCAGAGTGGTCAAGCAGTTTCCATCATAGGTGGACCTCTTGCTGCTGTTCTATCTACGCCACTTCGTCTAGTGACTACAAATGTTTATGGAATGGCGGCAACTGCGGTCGGAGTTTACTGTGCTAGTAGGTATGCTGCTGACATCGGAATGAGGAGAGATGTTGTGAAAATACAAGTGGAAGATTTGACAAGTAGGTTGAATATTGGTTTACTGCAAGTTGTTGAGCCTCAAATTTCAATGAATCTTGCACCTCAATCTACTCGGATTATTAGTCAATAA
- the LOC127091401 gene encoding protein LEAD-SENSITIVE 1-like isoform X2: MLITLSMYPSPKSRPLTGYMPDLSFEILVGIYVGDDKVVHFTRRGQEVGTGTVLDVLLTSSGPARSREICPSCTTAQDEHGVVVSCMNCFLSGGVLYRFEYAVSPALFLAKARGGTCTLAVSDDDDTVVHRAKYLLENGFRCYNIFKSNCEDFAIYCKTGLVVINEGTIGQSGQAVSIIGGPLAAVLSTPLRLVTTNVYGMAATAVGVYCASRYAADIGMRRDVVKIQVEDLTSRLNIGLLQVVEPQISMNLAPQSTRIISQ, translated from the exons ATGCTCATCACG CTATCAATGTATCCCTCCCCTAAAAGTAGGCCTTTGACAGGCTACATGCCAGACTTAAGCTTCGAAATTTTAGTAG GCATTTATGTTGGTGATGACAAAGTCGTCCACTTCACCAGACGTGGACAAGAAGTAGGAACCGGTACCGTTCTCGATGTTCTCCTCACCAGTTCCGGCCCGGCCAGATCCCGAGAAATTTGCCCAAGTTGCACAACAGCCCAAGACGAGCATGGTGTCGTCGTCTCATGCATGAATTGCTTTCTATCCGGCGGTGTCTTATATCGTTTTGAGTATGCCGTCTCCCCAGCTCTCTTCCTCGCAAAAGCACGCGGTGGAACATGCACTCTTGCAGTCTCTGATGACGACGATACCGTAGTTCATCGAGCTAAGTATTTGCTCGAAAACGGCTTCCGTTGCTATAACATATTCAAGAGCAACTGTGAAGACTTCGCCATTTATTGCAAAACCGGACTCGTGGTTATCAACGAAGGAACAATCGGGCAGAGTGGTCAAGCAGTTTCCATCATAGGTGGACCTCTTGCTGCTGTTCTATCTACGCCACTTCGTCTAGTGACTACAAATGTTTATGGAATGGCGGCAACTGCGGTCGGAGTTTACTGTGCTAGTAGGTATGCTGCTGACATCGGAATGAGGAGAGATGTTGTGAAAATACAAGTGGAAGATTTGACAAGTAGGTTGAATATTGGTTTACTGCAAGTTGTTGAGCCTCAAATTTCAATGAATCTTGCACCTCAATCTACTCGGATTATTAGTCAATAA